The following are encoded together in the Vigna angularis cultivar LongXiaoDou No.4 chromosome 9, ASM1680809v1, whole genome shotgun sequence genome:
- the LOC108347352 gene encoding disease resistance protein RUN1 isoform X2, with translation MSSSSSSQPQWIYDVFINFRGGDTRRDFVSHLYCALSNAGVNTFFDDENLLKGTPLEELTRAIEASQIAIVVFSETYTESTWCLTELQKVIDCNESYGQIVVPIFHGVEPSILRNPKGRFREALEAAAKKKFSEEHREYGLSRWKNVLKKAANFSGWDVKNHRNTAKLVKDIVDDILTKLDYALLSITEFPVGLESRVQEVVGIIENQSAKVCTIGIWGMGGSGKTTMAKAIYNQIHRRFNDKSFIENIREVRETDGRGHVHLQEKLLSDVLKTKVKIHSVGMGTTVIENRLSRKKVFIVLDDVNDFGQLKDLCGNRKWFGKESVIIITTRDLHLLDLLKVDYVYKMEEMDKNESLELFSWHAFREAKPREDFDELARNVVAYCGGLPLALEVLGSYLIERTKKDWESVLLKLEKIPNDQVQEKLRISFDGLCDDMEKDIFLDVCCFFIGKDKAYVIEILNGCGLHADIGITVLIERSLLKVEKNNKLGMHQLLRDMGREIICESSRKDPGKRSRLWFREDVLDVLTKNTGTETIEGLALKSDFIGKDCFKAYAFEEMKKLRLLQLDDVQLTGNYVVIDLKHSNLQLFWKEPQILRWLKILNLSHSKYLTVTPDFSKLPNLEKLILKDCPRLCKVHKSIGGLRNLLLINLEDCKSLGNLPRGVYKLKSVKTLILSGCLKIDRLEDDIVQMESLTTLIAENTAMKQVPFSIVKSKSIVYISLCGFEGFSRNVFPSIIRSWMSPTMNPLSYVHPFCSTSSNLVSMDMQSYSLGDLEQMLSSLSNLRSVLVQCDTESQVSMQVRSLLGNSVNFTQVEISSQISNHYFRSYLIGIGSYQEVFNNLSASISEGLATSESCDAFLPGDNDPFWLAHMGEGNSVYFTVPEDCRMKGMALCVVYLSAPEITATEYLISVLMVNYTRYTIQLFKRETVFSFNDLDWQGIISHSGPGDKVEIFVNFGHGLEVKKTVIYLMCDESIDKEVKPSPEPKKEPKKNVFERFIKKILI, from the exons atgtcttcttcttcatcatcacaaCCCCAATGGATCTACGACGTCTTCATCAACTTCAGGGGAGGAGACACTCGCAGAGACTTCGTCTCGCATCTCTACTGCGCCCTCTCCAACGCCGGCGTCAACACTTTCTTCGACGACGAGAATCTGCTCAAGGGAACGCCGCTGGAGGAGCTAACGCGAGCGATCGAAGCCTCTCAGATTGCGATCGTCGTTTTCTCCGAAACCTACACCGAATCCACTTGGTGTCTAACCGAGCTTCAGAAAGTAATCGATTGCAACGAATCCTACGGCCAAATCGTTGTGCCCATATTCCACGGCGTCGAACCGTCCATTCTACGCAATCCCAAAGGTCGCTTTCGTGAGGCTTTGGAAGCTGCTGCGAAGAAAAAGTTTTCCGAAGAGCATAGGGAGTATGGGTTGTCGAGATGGAAAAACGTGCTCAAGAAAGCTGCAAATTTCTCTGGTTGGGATGTGAAGAATCACAG GAATACAGCTAAACTAGTGAAGGACATTGTTGATGACATACTGACAAAACTAGACTACGCACTCTTGTCTATAACTGAATTTCCTGTTGGATTGGAATCCCGTGTGCAAGAAGTGGTTGGAATTATAGAAAATCAATCCGCCAAGGTCTGCACCATAGGAATTTGGGGAATGGGTGGATCGGGCAAAACTACCATGGCCAAAGCCATCTACAATCAAATTCATCGTAGATTCAATGATAAGAGTTTCATTGAAAATATTAGGGAAGTTCGTGAAACAGATGGAAGAGGGCATGTTCACTTACAAGAAAAACTTCTTTCAGATGTCCTAAAAACAAAGGTCAAGATACATAGTGTTGGGATGGGAACAACTGTCATCGAGAACAGACTTTCTAGAAAGAAGGTGTTCATTGTACTTGACGATGTGAATGATTTTGGCCAATTAAAAGATCTATGTGGAAATCGTAAATGGTTTGGTAAGGAAAGTGTAATAATCATTACAACTCGAGATCTACACCTACTTGACCTACTTAAAGTTGATTATGTTTATAAAATGGAGGAAATGGACAAAAATGAGTCCCTTGAGCTTTTTAGTTGGCATGCTTTCAGAGAAGCGAAACCAAGAGAAGACTTTGATGAGCTCGCAAGAAATGTAGTTGCTTATTGTGGAGGTCTACCACTAGCTCTTGAAGTCCTTGGTTCTTATTTAATAGAGAGGACAAAGAAAGATTGGGAAAGTGTATTGTTAAAACTAGAAAAAATTCCCAATGATCAAGTTCAAGAGAAATTAAGAATAAGCTTTGATGGTTTATGTGATGACATGGAAAAGGATATATTTCTTGATGTATGTTGTTTCTTTATTGGTAAAGACAAAGCCTATGTTATAGAGATACTGAATGGTTGCGGGTTACATGCTGACATTGGAATAACAGTTCTTATTGAGCGTAGTCTCTTAAAAGTTGAAAAGAACAACAAACTTGGAATGCATCAATTGCTACGGGACATGGGAAGAGAGATAATTTGTGAGAGTTCAAGAAAGGATCCTGGGAAGCGGAGTCGATTGTGGTTTCGTGAGGATGTACTTGACGTATTGACAAAGAATACA GGAACTGAAACTATTGAGGGATTGGCTCTGAAATCAGATTTCATTGGCAAAGATTGCTTCAAAGCTTATGCTTTTGAGGAAATGAAGAAATTGAGACTGTTGCAACTTGATGATGTACAGCTTACTGGAAATTATG TTGTGATTGATTTAAAACACAGTAATCTTCAACTTTTCTGGAAAGAACCTCAG ATTTTGAGGTGGCTAAAAATCCTCAATCTTAGTCACTCCAAGTACTTGACTGTAACTCCTGACTTTTCCAAACTACCAAATCTTGAAAAGCTTATTCTCAAAGATTGCCCACGTTTGTGCAAGGTACACAAGTCCATAGGAGGTCTCCGCAATCTTCTACTGATAAACTTAGAAGACTGTAAAAGTCTTGGCAATCTGCCAAGGGGAGTTTATAAGTTGAAATCTGTAAAAACTCTCATCCTTTCAGGTTGTTTGAAGATTGACAGATTAGAAGATGATATAGTGCAGATGGAATCCTTGACAACACTAATTGCTGAAAATACTGCTATGAAACAAGTGCCCTTTTCAATAGTAAAGTCAAAAAGCATTGTTTATATATCGCTATGTGGATTTGAAGGATTTTCGCGTAATGTTTTCCCTTCTATCATTCGTTCTTGGATGTCGCCAACAATGAATCCCCTATCTTATGTTCATCCATTTTGTAGCACATCGTCAAATCTAGTTTCCATGGATATGCAAAGTTATAGTTTGGGTGATCTTGAACAAATGCTTAGCAGCCTCTCAAATCTACGAAGTGTTTTGGTTCAATGTGACACAGAGTCTCAAGTTTCTATGCAAGTAAGGTCACTTTTGGGCAACAGTGTAAATTTTACACAGGTCGAAATATCATCTCAAATATCAAATCATTACTTTAGGTCTTATTTGATTGGAATTGGAAGTTATCAAGAAGTCTTCAATAATCTAAGCGCTAGCATATCTGAG GGATTGGCAACCAGCGAGTCTTGTGATGCTTTTCTCCCAGGTGACAATGATCCTTTTTGGTTGGCCCATATGGGTGAGGGAAATTCAGTGTATTTCACTGTGCCAGAGGATTGTCGCATGAAAGGAATGGCTTTGTGTGTAGTTTATTTATCAGCCCCTGAAATCACAGCAACTGAATATCTTATTAGTGTTTTAATGGTTAATTACACAAGGTACACTATCCAGTTATTCAAGCGAGAGACGGTATTTTCCTTTAATGATCTAGATTGGCAGGGCATAATATCACATTCAGGCCCTGGAGACAAGGTGGAGATTTTTGTGAATTTTGGCCATGGATTGGAGGTCAAGAAGACAGTTATCTATCTAATGTGTGATGAATCAATTGATAAGGAAGTCAAACCTTCTCCTGAGCCAAAGAAGGAACCAAAGAAAAACGTCTTTGAAagatttataaagaaaattttaatataa